The Bacillus sp. Y1 genome has a window encoding:
- a CDS encoding acyl-CoA dehydrogenase has product MDLRWTEEQQMMRKMVQDFARTEISPFIEKMEQGEFPRGILKQMGELGLMGIPVPEQYGGAEMDFTSYIIAIHELSKVSATIGVILSVHTSVGTNPILYFGSEKQKKKYVPKLASGEYLGAFCLTEPSAGSDAASLKSRAVKKENHYVINGSKVFITNGGEADIYIVFASIEGKGISAFIVEKNTPGLVIGKDEHKMGLHGSRTVQLTFEDMQVPVENLLGEEGQGLKIALGNLDVGRIGIAAQALGIAEAAYEAAVDYAKQRIQFGKPISYQQGIGFKLADMATNIEAAKLLIYRAAQLRSLGQPCGKEASMAKLFASKTAMEVTTEAIQVFGGYGYTEDYPVERFFRDAKVTEIYEGTSEIQRIVISKHL; this is encoded by the coding sequence ATGGATTTACGATGGACGGAAGAACAGCAGATGATGAGAAAGATGGTTCAGGATTTTGCCCGAACCGAGATCAGTCCATTTATTGAAAAAATGGAACAAGGAGAGTTTCCCAGAGGCATCCTTAAGCAAATGGGGGAACTCGGCCTCATGGGGATACCTGTTCCTGAACAGTACGGCGGAGCGGAGATGGATTTCACCTCATATATCATAGCGATTCACGAGCTTTCAAAAGTAAGTGCCACGATCGGAGTCATTCTCTCTGTGCATACATCAGTCGGTACGAATCCGATTCTTTACTTTGGTAGCGAAAAGCAAAAGAAAAAGTACGTCCCTAAGCTCGCAAGTGGGGAATACTTGGGCGCCTTTTGCTTAACCGAGCCGAGTGCGGGCTCTGACGCTGCAAGCTTAAAATCACGTGCCGTCAAAAAAGAGAACCATTATGTCATCAACGGCTCAAAAGTGTTTATTACAAATGGTGGGGAAGCAGATATTTATATTGTGTTTGCCTCAATAGAAGGCAAAGGAATCTCGGCTTTTATCGTTGAAAAAAACACCCCAGGACTTGTGATCGGGAAAGACGAGCACAAGATGGGCTTGCACGGGTCAAGAACCGTTCAGCTTACATTTGAAGATATGCAGGTGCCAGTAGAAAACTTACTTGGTGAAGAAGGCCAAGGCTTAAAAATAGCTCTTGGCAATTTAGATGTTGGAAGAATCGGCATTGCTGCCCAAGCACTTGGAATTGCCGAAGCAGCTTATGAGGCAGCCGTCGACTACGCGAAACAGCGTATCCAGTTTGGAAAACCAATCTCTTATCAGCAAGGAATTGGTTTTAAATTAGCTGATATGGCAACGAATATTGAAGCTGCAAAACTATTAATCTATCGAGCAGCCCAGCTTCGCTCCCTAGGGCAACCATGTGGAAAAGAAGCTTCCATGGCCAAATTATTTGCCTCCAAAACAGCGATGGAGGTAACAACTGAGGCCATTCAAGTGTTCGGTGGTTACGGATATACAGAGGATTACCCAGTCGAGCGTTTTTTCCGGGATGCAAAAGTGACCGAAATATACGAAGGAACAAGCGAAATTCAACGCATTGTTATTAGCAAGCATTTATAG
- a CDS encoding CTP synthase: protein MTKYIFVTGGVVSSLGKGITAASLGRLLKNRGLSVTIQKFDPYINVDPGTMSPYQHGEVFVTGDGAETDLDLGHYERFIDINLTKYNNVTTGKIYSTVLKKERRGDYLGGTVQVIPHITNEIKERVFRAGRETGADVVITEIGGTVGDIESLPFLEAIRQIKSDIGRDNVMYIHCTLIPYIKAAGEMKTKPTQHSVKELRSLGIQPNIIVVRTEMPVSQDMKDKIALFCDIDSKAVIECQDADTLYAVPIALQEQKMDQIVCDHLKLQSPEPEMTEWLALLDKVRNLSKTTRIALVGKYVELQDAYISVVESLKHAGFAFDSDIDIKWINAEEVNEENARELLSDVDGILVPGGFGDRGIEGKITTIKYARENKVPFLGICLGMQLASVEFARNVLGHADANSAEINPETNYPIIDLLPEQKDIEDLGGTLRLGIFPCKLEENTKAFAAYNDEVVYERHRHRYEFNNQFRQEMEQAGFIFSGTSPDGRLVEIIELADHPWFVASQFHPEFISRPTRPQPLFRDFVEASLKSKN, encoded by the coding sequence ATGACAAAGTATATTTTCGTAACAGGTGGAGTGGTTTCTTCATTAGGAAAAGGAATCACAGCAGCGTCTTTAGGACGTCTATTAAAAAATCGTGGCTTAAGCGTAACGATCCAAAAATTTGATCCATATATTAACGTGGATCCAGGGACAATGAGTCCGTATCAACACGGAGAAGTATTCGTAACAGGTGATGGTGCTGAAACGGATCTTGACTTAGGTCACTACGAGCGTTTCATCGACATTAACTTAACCAAGTATAACAACGTGACAACTGGAAAAATTTACTCAACGGTACTAAAGAAAGAGCGCCGTGGAGATTACTTAGGTGGAACAGTACAGGTTATTCCGCATATCACTAACGAAATTAAAGAGCGCGTATTCCGTGCCGGTCGTGAAACAGGAGCGGATGTGGTTATCACGGAGATTGGTGGAACAGTTGGGGATATCGAATCATTACCATTCCTAGAGGCGATTCGTCAAATCAAGAGTGATATCGGTCGTGATAATGTAATGTACATCCACTGTACACTGATTCCTTACATTAAAGCAGCTGGCGAAATGAAAACAAAGCCAACTCAGCACAGTGTAAAAGAGCTTCGCAGCTTAGGAATTCAGCCAAATATTATCGTTGTGCGTACAGAAATGCCAGTATCACAAGACATGAAGGATAAAATCGCTCTATTCTGTGATATCGATTCGAAGGCAGTGATTGAGTGCCAAGATGCAGACACATTATATGCAGTACCAATCGCACTTCAAGAGCAAAAAATGGATCAAATCGTTTGTGATCACTTGAAGCTTCAAAGCCCAGAACCAGAAATGACCGAGTGGTTAGCACTACTTGATAAAGTTCGCAATCTGTCTAAAACAACTCGCATTGCATTAGTTGGTAAGTATGTTGAGCTTCAAGATGCGTATATCTCTGTTGTGGAATCGTTGAAGCACGCAGGTTTCGCGTTTGATTCTGATATTGATATTAAGTGGATTAACGCAGAAGAAGTGAATGAAGAAAATGCACGTGAGCTTCTTTCTGATGTTGATGGAATTCTTGTACCTGGTGGTTTCGGAGACCGTGGAATTGAAGGGAAAATCACGACTATTAAATATGCTCGTGAAAACAAAGTACCTTTCCTTGGAATTTGTCTTGGTATGCAGTTGGCTTCTGTTGAATTTGCGCGTAACGTGCTTGGTCACGCAGATGCTAACTCTGCAGAAATTAACCCAGAAACAAATTACCCAATCATCGACCTTTTACCAGAGCAAAAGGATATCGAAGATCTTGGTGGAACGCTGCGCCTAGGTATCTTCCCATGTAAGCTTGAAGAAAATACAAAAGCATTTGCAGCTTACAATGATGAAGTGGTGTACGAGCGTCACCGTCATCGTTATGAGTTCAACAACCAGTTCCGTCAAGAAATGGAGCAAGCAGGCTTCATCTTCTCTGGTACTAGTCCAGATGGTCGCTTAGTGGAAATCATTGAGCTTGCTGACCACCCATGGTTCGTTGCATCTCAATTCCACCCTGAATTTATCTCAAGACCAACAAGACCTCAACCATTGTTCAGAGATTTTGTTGAAGCTTCATTGAAGTCTAAAAACTAA
- the icmF gene encoding fused isobutyryl-CoA mutase/GTPase IcmF: MSTKPTYKPTRHIRFVTASSLFDGHDASINIMRRILQASGAEVIHLGHNRSVEEVVNAAIQEDVQGIAISSYQGGHVEYFKYMYDLLKEKGATHIRIYGGGGGVIIPREIKELHQYGIARIFSPEDGRLLGLQGMIDLMLEECDYPTITSEVDAYLSKLDSGDTIATAKLITFAEQQVGANKESAAAVETVMQQVKALQKSVPVLGITGTGGAGKSSLTDELIRRFINEVPEQKVAVLSVDPTKQKTGGALLGDRIRMNAIFSPRVYMRSLATRQSKTELSLAIQDAIAVVKAAGFDLIIVETSGIGQGDAEIAEICDVSMYVMTSEFGAPSQLEKIDMIDYADLIVINKFERKGSEDALRQVQKQYQRSRMLFEKELEDMPVYGTIASQFNDSGTNALFAALIETLNEKTGSTFSTTFTKNALVEKQSVIIPNDRRYYLREISDAVRGYHKKAEEQANLARKLFQIEGTLDSLTETGISEDAIKALEELKAGVEEKLTAETKKVLSSWEEKQKLYSSDRFVTKIRDKEIVTILKTKSLSGLLIPKVVLPKYKDYGEIIRWVYKENVPGEFPYTAGVFPFKREGEDPKRQFAGEGTPERTNRRFHYLSKDDDAKRLSTAFDSVTLYGEDPDYRPDIYGKVGESGVSICTLDDMKKLYDGFDLCHPSTSVSMTINGPAPIILAMFMNTAIEQQVEKKEQELGRPLTLEEWTHVKAATLSTVRGTVQADILKEDQGQNTCIFSTEFALRMMGDIQQYFIDHKVRNYYSVSISGYHIAEAGANPISQLAFTLANGLTYVEYYLSRGMHIDDFAPNLSFFFSNGLDPEYTVIGRVARRIWATVMREKYGANERSQKLKYHVQTSGRSLHAQEIDFNDIRTTLQALMALQDNCNSLHTNAYDEAITTPTEESVRRAMAIQMIITKEHGLSKNENPLQGSFIVEELTDLVEEMVLQEFERLNDRGGVLGAMETQYQRGKIQDESMYYEMKKHTGELPIIGVNTYLNPNPPSEEETDNMELARATKEEKELQIQNLREFQERNKDQIAKALQKLKQSAVNNGNIFEELMETVKVASLGQITRALYEVGGQYRRNM; encoded by the coding sequence ATGAGTACGAAACCAACATATAAACCAACGCGTCATATCCGATTTGTTACCGCGTCTAGCTTGTTTGACGGTCATGATGCCTCGATCAATATTATGAGAAGAATTCTACAGGCGAGTGGGGCAGAGGTCATTCACTTAGGCCATAACCGTTCGGTTGAAGAAGTGGTGAATGCTGCGATTCAAGAGGATGTTCAAGGAATTGCGATCTCCTCTTACCAAGGTGGGCATGTGGAGTATTTTAAGTACATGTATGATCTTCTAAAGGAAAAGGGTGCCACTCACATCCGTATATATGGCGGTGGAGGTGGGGTGATTATTCCCCGTGAAATTAAGGAGCTTCATCAATATGGGATTGCTCGAATTTTCTCACCTGAAGACGGAAGATTGCTTGGTTTGCAGGGAATGATTGACCTTATGTTAGAGGAATGCGATTACCCAACCATTACGTCTGAGGTGGATGCGTATCTTTCAAAGCTAGATTCGGGTGACACGATTGCAACAGCCAAGCTGATTACATTTGCCGAGCAGCAGGTAGGTGCAAACAAAGAAAGCGCCGCAGCGGTAGAAACTGTGATGCAGCAGGTGAAGGCACTGCAAAAATCGGTTCCTGTCCTCGGGATTACAGGGACAGGTGGTGCCGGAAAAAGCTCCTTAACAGATGAACTGATTCGTCGCTTTATTAATGAAGTACCCGAGCAAAAGGTCGCGGTACTATCTGTTGACCCCACCAAGCAAAAAACGGGTGGAGCGTTGCTTGGGGACCGAATCCGAATGAATGCGATTTTTTCCCCAAGAGTGTATATGCGAAGCTTAGCGACCAGACAATCAAAGACCGAACTCTCGCTTGCGATTCAAGATGCGATTGCGGTCGTCAAGGCGGCTGGCTTTGATCTCATTATCGTAGAAACGAGTGGAATTGGCCAAGGTGATGCAGAGATTGCGGAGATTTGTGATGTATCTATGTACGTCATGACGAGTGAGTTCGGTGCGCCATCGCAGCTTGAAAAGATTGACATGATTGATTACGCCGATTTAATCGTCATCAATAAGTTTGAGCGAAAAGGATCTGAAGATGCTCTTCGACAAGTGCAAAAGCAGTATCAGCGCAGTCGCATGCTTTTCGAAAAAGAGCTGGAAGACATGCCGGTATACGGGACAATTGCAAGCCAGTTCAATGATTCGGGCACAAATGCTCTGTTTGCGGCACTGATCGAGACATTAAATGAAAAAACAGGCTCGACATTTTCGACCACTTTTACCAAAAATGCTCTTGTAGAAAAGCAGAGCGTCATTATCCCTAATGATCGCCGCTACTATTTACGTGAAATCTCAGATGCCGTTCGAGGCTACCATAAAAAAGCGGAGGAGCAGGCAAACCTTGCTCGAAAGCTTTTTCAAATAGAAGGCACGCTTGATTCTTTAACAGAAACAGGCATAAGTGAAGATGCGATAAAGGCGTTAGAGGAACTAAAGGCTGGGGTGGAGGAAAAGCTTACGGCCGAAACCAAAAAGGTGTTATCTTCTTGGGAGGAAAAACAAAAGCTTTATAGCTCCGACCGATTCGTGACCAAGATCCGAGACAAGGAAATCGTTACGATTTTAAAAACAAAAAGCTTGTCAGGCTTATTGATTCCGAAGGTTGTTTTACCGAAATACAAGGATTATGGAGAAATTATTCGCTGGGTGTACAAAGAAAATGTGCCGGGTGAATTTCCATACACAGCAGGAGTGTTTCCGTTTAAGCGTGAGGGCGAAGACCCGAAGCGTCAGTTCGCAGGGGAAGGAACACCAGAAAGGACAAACCGACGCTTTCATTATCTTTCAAAGGATGACGATGCGAAGCGTTTGAGTACAGCGTTTGATTCGGTCACTTTGTACGGGGAAGATCCGGATTATCGGCCAGATATATATGGGAAAGTTGGGGAAAGCGGTGTAAGCATCTGTACATTAGATGATATGAAAAAGCTGTATGATGGCTTTGATTTATGCCATCCTTCCACTTCTGTGTCCATGACGATTAACGGTCCGGCTCCGATTATTTTGGCGATGTTTATGAATACAGCGATTGAACAGCAGGTTGAAAAAAAGGAACAGGAACTAGGTCGACCACTCACACTCGAAGAATGGACTCATGTCAAGGCTGCCACTCTTTCAACCGTGAGAGGCACGGTTCAAGCCGATATTTTAAAAGAAGATCAAGGGCAGAATACATGTATTTTCTCCACAGAGTTTGCGCTTCGAATGATGGGGGATATTCAGCAATATTTTATTGATCATAAAGTTCGTAACTATTATTCCGTTTCGATATCTGGCTACCATATCGCTGAAGCAGGGGCCAATCCCATTTCTCAGCTTGCCTTTACACTTGCAAATGGACTAACGTATGTGGAGTACTACTTAAGCCGTGGTATGCATATTGATGATTTTGCACCGAATTTGTCCTTCTTTTTCTCTAATGGGCTTGACCCAGAATATACGGTAATTGGACGCGTCGCCCGACGTATTTGGGCTACCGTGATGAGAGAAAAGTACGGAGCAAATGAGCGAAGTCAAAAGCTGAAGTATCATGTTCAAACTAGCGGACGCTCCCTTCATGCGCAGGAAATAGATTTTAATGATATCCGCACCACGCTTCAAGCACTCATGGCACTTCAGGATAACTGTAACTCGCTCCATACGAATGCGTACGATGAAGCGATAACAACCCCAACAGAAGAGTCGGTTCGGCGTGCGATGGCGATTCAAATGATTATTACAAAAGAGCATGGCTTATCAAAAAATGAAAATCCTCTTCAAGGGTCGTTTATTGTTGAAGAGCTCACGGACTTAGTGGAGGAAATGGTTCTTCAAGAGTTCGAGCGATTGAATGACCGTGGGGGAGTACTCGGTGCGATGGAGACACAATACCAGCGCGGAAAAATTCAAGACGAATCGATGTATTATGAAATGAAAAAGCATACGGGTGAGCTGCCGATCATCGGCGTCAACACGTATTTAAATCCGAATCCTCCTTCAGAAGAAGAAACAGACAATATGGAACTGGCACGAGCAACAAAAGAAGAAAAAGAACTACAAATTCAAAATCTACGTGAGTTCCAAGAGCGAAACAAAGATCAAATAGCGAAAGCGTTGCAAAAACTAAAACAATCAGCAGTCAATAACGGCAATATTTTCGAGGAACTAATGGAAACAGTAAAAGTAGCAAGCCTCGGTCAAATCACCAGGGCATTATATGAGGTTGGCGGGCAGTACCGGAGAAATATGTAG
- the rpoE gene encoding DNA-directed RNA polymerase subunit delta, whose protein sequence is MSLKQVTQEELQEMSLIEIAFELLKEKKQPVSFKELMDEITELRGLTEDEVRARIAQFYTDLNIDGRFMTIGENRWGLRVWYPVDQTEEEHVTAVKPKKKKAKKVVDEDEDLDIEEYDELEEEELDYDDVDDDFDDEDDDDDLLDDDIDEDVEDDDDDLIEDDEEFDLDEDEDDEDLEEDDFDAEDDEDL, encoded by the coding sequence TTGAGTTTGAAACAAGTTACTCAAGAAGAATTGCAAGAAATGTCCTTAATTGAGATTGCGTTTGAATTGCTTAAGGAAAAGAAACAGCCGGTCTCTTTTAAAGAATTAATGGATGAAATCACAGAGCTGCGTGGATTAACAGAAGATGAAGTGAGAGCGAGAATTGCTCAATTTTATACGGATTTAAATATAGATGGACGCTTTATGACGATTGGTGAAAACCGCTGGGGTCTTCGCGTTTGGTATCCAGTAGACCAAACAGAAGAAGAACACGTTACAGCTGTAAAGCCGAAGAAGAAAAAGGCGAAGAAAGTTGTCGATGAGGACGAGGATCTTGACATTGAAGAGTATGACGAGTTAGAGGAAGAAGAGCTCGATTACGATGATGTGGATGATGACTTCGATGACGAAGATGATGATGACGATCTTCTAGATGATGACATTGATGAAGATGTAGAAGATGATGATGATGACCTTATCGAAGATGATGAGGAATTCGATCTGGACGAAGATGAAGACGATGAAGACCTTGAAGAAGATGATTTTGATGCTGAGGATGACGAGGATCTTTAA
- a CDS encoding TetR/AcrR family transcriptional regulator — protein sequence MKKREVHASVKDEQLVVKRRDQMIKGAVALFKEKGFHRTTTREIAKASGFSIGTLYEYIRTKEDVLYLVCDHIYDEVQERLQKDLDTKKGTLQSLERGIANYFRVMDELQSEVLVMYQEAKSLNKDALPYVLRKEMEMVAMFEDVIARCVENGEINLTEKQVKMIAHNIFVQGQMWGFRRWALQKLYTLEEYITLQTELLFSGITRMGGEQ from the coding sequence ATGAAAAAAAGAGAAGTTCATGCCTCTGTGAAGGATGAACAGCTCGTCGTAAAAAGGCGTGACCAGATGATTAAAGGGGCGGTTGCGCTTTTTAAAGAGAAGGGCTTTCATCGCACTACAACTAGAGAAATTGCGAAAGCATCCGGCTTTAGCATTGGAACCTTGTATGAATATATACGGACGAAGGAGGATGTGTTGTACCTGGTCTGTGATCATATTTATGACGAAGTGCAGGAGCGGTTGCAAAAGGATTTAGATACGAAAAAGGGAACGTTACAAAGCTTGGAGCGAGGGATTGCCAATTATTTTCGCGTCATGGATGAGCTCCAGTCAGAAGTACTCGTCATGTACCAGGAGGCAAAATCGCTGAACAAGGATGCTCTTCCGTATGTACTAAGAAAAGAAATGGAAATGGTAGCAATGTTTGAGGATGTGATTGCCCGCTGTGTGGAAAATGGGGAGATCAATCTTACTGAAAAACAGGTGAAAATGATTGCTCATAATATTTTTGTTCAAGGACAAATGTGGGGATTCAGACGCTGGGCACTCCAAAAGCTCTACACGCTTGAGGAATACATCACCCTTCAAACAGAGCTATTGTTTTCAGGCATAACGAGGATGGGAGGAGAACAATGA
- a CDS encoding 3-hydroxybutyryl-CoA dehydrogenase translates to MEIKKVMVIGAGQMGSGIAQVCAQAGYDVILHDLKEDFVLRGLGVIRKKLARQVDKGKMTQDQMEVILAYIQPSTDLHNASGVDLVIEAAVENMEVKTKIFRELDKIAPDHAILASNTSSLPITEIAAATSRPEKVIGMHFMNPVPVMKLVEIIRGLATDDEVYELIEGMTKTIGKVPVEVNDFPGFVSNRILMPMINEAIYTLYEGVATKEAIDEVMKLGMNHPMGPLTLADFIGLDTCLYIMETLYEGFGDSKYRPCPLLRKYVKAGWLGRKSGRGFYEYS, encoded by the coding sequence ATGGAAATCAAAAAGGTAATGGTCATTGGAGCTGGCCAAATGGGATCGGGAATTGCCCAAGTGTGTGCCCAAGCGGGTTATGATGTCATTTTGCACGATTTGAAGGAAGACTTCGTTTTGCGTGGGCTTGGGGTGATCCGAAAAAAACTAGCGCGCCAAGTGGACAAAGGAAAAATGACACAAGATCAAATGGAAGTGATTTTAGCCTACATCCAGCCATCAACTGATTTGCATAATGCAAGTGGGGTAGATCTAGTGATTGAAGCAGCAGTTGAAAACATGGAGGTTAAAACAAAGATTTTCCGTGAGCTCGATAAAATAGCTCCTGATCACGCGATCTTAGCGAGCAACACCTCTTCGCTACCGATCACGGAAATTGCTGCAGCAACCTCCAGACCGGAAAAAGTCATCGGAATGCACTTTATGAATCCTGTCCCAGTCATGAAGCTCGTAGAAATCATCCGCGGCTTGGCAACAGATGACGAGGTATATGAACTCATCGAAGGTATGACAAAAACCATTGGAAAAGTGCCAGTTGAAGTGAATGATTTCCCTGGATTCGTGTCCAATCGAATTCTCATGCCCATGATTAACGAAGCCATCTACACCCTGTATGAAGGGGTAGCGACGAAGGAAGCAATCGACGAGGTCATGAAGCTTGGGATGAACCACCCAATGGGTCCGCTCACCTTGGCTGACTTTATCGGGCTAGATACCTGTCTGTATATAATGGAAACCCTCTACGAAGGCTTTGGCGACAGCAAATACCGCCCATGCCCGCTGCTCCGCAAATACGTAAAAGCTGGCTGGCTCGGAAGGAAATCAGGCCGCGGGTTTTATGAGTATAGTTAA
- a CDS encoding acyl-CoA dehydrogenase gives MNFKLSEEHEMIRKMVRDFARNEVAPTAAERDEEERFDREIFDKMAELGLTGIPWPEEYGGIGSDYLAYCIAVEELSRVCASTGVTLSAHTSLAGWPIYKFGSEEQKQKFLRPMALGEKIGGYGLTEPGSGSDAGGMKTTARRDGDDFILNGSKIFITNGGIADIYVVFAVTDATQKHKGTSAFIVESDTPGFSVGKKEKKLGIRSSPTTEIIFEDCRVPATNMLGAEGEGFKIAMMTLDGGRNGIAAQAVGIAQGALDAATDYAKERVQFGKPIAQQQGVGFKLADMATSIEAARLLTYQAAWLESEGLPYGKESAMSKLFAGDTAMKVTTEAVQIFGGYGYTKDYPVERYMRDAKITQIYEGTQEIQRLVISRMITK, from the coding sequence ATGAATTTCAAATTGTCAGAAGAACATGAAATGATTCGTAAGATGGTTCGTGACTTTGCGAGAAATGAAGTAGCACCAACAGCCGCAGAAAGAGATGAGGAAGAACGATTTGACCGCGAGATTTTCGATAAAATGGCGGAGCTTGGTTTGACGGGTATTCCTTGGCCAGAAGAGTACGGTGGAATTGGCAGTGATTATTTAGCCTATTGTATCGCGGTTGAGGAGTTATCTCGCGTGTGTGCGTCAACCGGTGTGACGTTGTCCGCTCATACCTCTTTAGCAGGATGGCCCATTTATAAGTTTGGTAGTGAAGAGCAAAAGCAAAAGTTTTTGCGTCCGATGGCATTAGGTGAAAAAATTGGTGGTTACGGGTTAACCGAACCGGGGAGCGGGTCTGACGCAGGTGGCATGAAAACCACGGCACGTAGAGATGGTGATGATTTTATTTTAAACGGCTCCAAAATCTTTATTACGAACGGCGGCATTGCAGATATTTATGTGGTGTTTGCCGTAACGGATGCCACACAAAAGCATAAGGGAACCTCTGCCTTTATTGTAGAAAGTGATACGCCAGGCTTTTCGGTCGGAAAAAAGGAGAAAAAGCTGGGCATTCGTTCGTCACCAACAACAGAAATCATCTTTGAAGACTGCCGTGTACCTGCAACTAACATGCTTGGGGCAGAGGGAGAAGGGTTTAAAATTGCGATGATGACGCTTGATGGTGGACGTAACGGAATTGCGGCTCAAGCCGTCGGAATCGCGCAGGGTGCACTGGATGCAGCAACCGATTATGCCAAAGAACGCGTGCAGTTCGGAAAACCAATCGCCCAACAACAAGGCGTCGGCTTTAAGCTAGCGGATATGGCCACAAGTATTGAAGCAGCAAGATTATTAACCTATCAAGCGGCATGGCTAGAGTCGGAAGGCCTTCCGTACGGAAAAGAATCCGCAATGTCCAAATTATTTGCTGGTGACACTGCAATGAAAGTAACGACAGAAGCGGTCCAAATCTTTGGCGGCTATGGATACACAAAGGATTATCCGGTGGAACGATATATGCGAGACGCAAAAATCACGCAAATTTATGAAGGAACACAGGAAATCCAACGACTCGTTATTTCGCGGATGATTACGAAATAG
- a CDS encoding acetyl-CoA C-acetyltransferase: MGKTVILSGVRTPFGKMGGSLSSFTASDLGGMVIKEALGRAGVEADKVDEVIFGTVLQGGQGQIPSRQAAQKAGLPWNVKTETINKVCASGMRSVTLGDQIIRLGDEEVIVAGGMESMSNAPYFLPKARWGLRMGDSSVKDLMVYDGLTCTFTGVHMGTYGNGVAKEMELSREEQDQWALRSHQRTVQAMESGVLAEEIVAVQVPQRKGEPLVVATDESPRKDTSFEKLAKLAPVFNSDGTITAGNAPGVNDGAAALVLMSEERAAREGRTPEAYIIGQAAVAVQAKDFPKTPGIVINELLKKTGKSVEEIDLFEINEAFAAVALASAEIAGLDHEKVNVNGGAVAIGHPIGASGARIIITLMHELKRRGGGIGVAAICSGGGQGDAIMIEVPKQ, encoded by the coding sequence ATGGGGAAAACAGTTATTTTAAGCGGAGTTCGTACACCTTTTGGAAAAATGGGAGGAAGCTTAAGTTCATTTACAGCATCTGATTTAGGGGGAATGGTGATCAAGGAAGCACTTGGTCGCGCAGGTGTGGAAGCAGATAAAGTGGATGAAGTGATTTTTGGAACGGTTCTGCAAGGGGGGCAGGGTCAGATTCCATCACGACAAGCCGCTCAAAAAGCTGGACTTCCATGGAATGTAAAAACGGAAACGATCAATAAGGTTTGTGCTTCTGGAATGCGAAGTGTGACGTTAGGAGATCAAATCATCCGTTTAGGTGACGAAGAAGTCATCGTTGCCGGAGGAATGGAGTCGATGAGCAACGCTCCTTATTTTCTTCCAAAGGCTCGTTGGGGATTACGAATGGGTGATTCTTCGGTAAAGGATTTAATGGTATATGACGGACTAACTTGTACGTTTACGGGCGTTCATATGGGAACATACGGAAATGGTGTGGCAAAGGAAATGGAGCTTTCGCGTGAGGAGCAGGATCAATGGGCACTTAGAAGCCATCAGCGTACCGTTCAAGCAATGGAATCCGGTGTCTTAGCCGAAGAAATTGTAGCGGTTCAAGTTCCACAGCGAAAAGGTGAACCACTTGTGGTGGCGACTGATGAGTCACCGAGAAAAGATACTAGCTTTGAAAAGTTGGCTAAGCTTGCGCCGGTGTTTAACTCAGACGGAACGATCACAGCAGGGAACGCACCTGGAGTGAATGATGGAGCTGCCGCATTGGTATTGATGAGTGAAGAACGAGCAGCTCGTGAAGGAAGAACACCAGAAGCGTATATTATCGGGCAGGCAGCTGTTGCGGTACAAGCGAAGGATTTCCCTAAAACGCCGGGAATTGTGATCAACGAATTGTTGAAGAAAACGGGCAAATCAGTCGAGGAAATTGATCTATTCGAAATTAATGAAGCGTTTGCGGCTGTTGCCTTGGCAAGTGCAGAAATCGCTGGACTTGATCATGAAAAGGTCAATGTGAATGGTGGAGCGGTAGCGATTGGTCACCCGATCGGTGCGAGTGGAGCAAGAATCATCATTACATTAATGCATGAGTTAAAAAGACGCGGCGGTGGAATTGGTGTAGCAGCGATTTGCTCAGGTGGAGGGCAAGGAGATGCGATTATGATTGAGGTGCCAAAGCAGTAG